One genomic segment of Amycolatopsis sp. Hca4 includes these proteins:
- a CDS encoding SRPBCC family protein, whose product MTVLHSTFTLERTYPVPPERVFAAWSDPEAKKRWFVSAGEHELDFRAGGREAVEGRTPSGGVLSFVATYHDIVPEERIVFSGTLTGDGALATVSTTTVELFAEGGGTRLVLTEQDTFLDGAEKPEWREQGTGEWLDRLGDELK is encoded by the coding sequence ATGACCGTCTTGCACAGCACGTTCACCCTGGAGCGCACCTACCCCGTGCCGCCGGAGCGGGTGTTCGCCGCCTGGTCGGACCCGGAGGCGAAGAAGCGCTGGTTCGTCTCCGCGGGTGAGCACGAACTGGACTTCCGCGCCGGGGGCCGCGAAGCCGTCGAAGGCCGCACCCCGAGCGGCGGGGTGCTGAGTTTTGTCGCGACCTACCACGACATCGTGCCCGAGGAGCGGATCGTCTTCTCCGGCACGCTCACCGGCGACGGCGCGCTCGCGACCGTCTCGACCACGACGGTGGAGCTGTTCGCCGAAGGCGGCGGCACGCGGCTGGTGCTGACCGAGCAGGACACTTTCCTCGACGGTGCCGAGAAGCCGGAGTGGCGCGAGCAGGGCACCGGCGAGTGGCTCGACCGGCTCGGCGACGAGCTGAAGTGA
- a CDS encoding helix-turn-helix transcriptional regulator has product MLNHEESLDLVFRALGDRTRRALVARLVRGPASVSELAEPLTMSLAAVVQHLQVLEAAGIVRSEKAGRVRTCRIEPEALRAGEQWLGRQRTTWESRLDRLGDFLAEPPGTPEGSTS; this is encoded by the coding sequence GTGCTTAACCATGAGGAGTCGCTGGACCTGGTGTTCCGCGCGTTGGGTGACCGGACCCGGCGGGCGCTGGTGGCGCGGCTCGTGCGCGGGCCGGCGTCGGTCAGTGAGCTGGCCGAACCGCTGACCATGTCGCTGGCCGCCGTCGTGCAGCACCTGCAGGTGCTGGAGGCCGCCGGGATCGTGCGGTCGGAGAAGGCCGGCCGCGTGCGCACCTGCCGGATCGAGCCGGAGGCGCTGCGCGCGGGTGAACAGTGGCTGGGCCGGCAGCGCACCACGTGGGAGAGCAGGCTCGACCGGCTCGGCGACTTCCTCGCCGAGCCGCCCGGAACGCCGGAAGGGAGCACGTCATGA